One part of the Saprospiraceae bacterium genome encodes these proteins:
- a CDS encoding histidine kinase translates to MNTIQYSIGKIYFILTLFFIVNLLFLIPISAQEPYSKTYTTHDGLIHPQITALFKDSRNYLWIGTKGGVSRFNGKTFENFIPGEMNVITGIHQFHEDTNKHIWAINKFGIAIYDGSSWSLFRTPGIMKDVRAMGLKQDTLFFFDCDRKLWYFANTTFNSKSYINSTGLTPRNLLYCRLTDKCYVLFDENPSLGILLNDTIKFFKAFNEEEIGLYTDERTFVWRVFKEDTVFIYDLNDRLMDRVAINKAVGEVNYTKVENNNPLLWNALDGLITRNSTLHSFFKKSRNKPNITTVLVDSYNYWLGTELGLVQIPKAGFFYFNKDSISFPWGIIEDSDHNIIIADFLNGLYSISQEHSIKNISKESRWYFHPCKDEKGRIYLYKETEVYQLENGSLKLIPELSNLNAGFTACLYLFWSPTLKKLICSQRGGIWIYDPELGNVEKIRWTDGDFKTLYVLSIDEDKQGNLWCGSYKGLVRYNPHKKTETYYTNEKFKFEGVIAIYPMGDSLFFLGSNNGLWKFDIKKQVATQILKSNLKHPVLSILCFKDSLLICGHNKGLTTIKLQELFRGQESFREFNFYNGFPGIVPDQNAAYLDSQDNYWVSGMDRLCVIKANLLWHNEEPLRIQFTKLNGKQLTYSQAFALSTSGKSISFEFDVIGNLRLIEQKFRYRILDETSWSEWFSFQHVILPELSSGRYQIELELEGVLNGNLNKASSAILNIQVKQKIFMEPWFNSFLSIVSLCILGGLGWYIYKLRNSRKKIRQLEQESKYHQARMLTAQLNPHFMSNFLTSIQNSVNFQDTEKANRKLLQVANFLRKFLGSLNSKQKGGLIQLNDELEIIRIFLDMQNVLHNGLITWNIEMHADFDPTEWLVPPLILQPYIENAVVWGIDYKDTKTGNVNVIIKETLSTLRIQIIDDGVGIEHSQKQKLYKERKVEESGAQIVKQRIALLKTLGFEIKMEIQSNLNGTEVLLIYPKIKV, encoded by the coding sequence TTGAATACAATACAATATTCTATTGGTAAAATATACTTCATACTGACATTATTTTTTATTGTGAATTTGCTATTTCTAATTCCAATTTCTGCACAAGAGCCATATTCCAAAACTTATACCACACATGATGGGTTGATTCACCCGCAGATCACGGCACTGTTTAAAGATTCAAGAAACTATTTGTGGATTGGCACCAAAGGAGGTGTATCCCGTTTCAACGGAAAAACATTTGAAAATTTCATTCCCGGTGAAATGAATGTTATTACTGGAATTCATCAGTTTCATGAAGATACTAATAAACATATTTGGGCAATTAATAAATTTGGAATAGCAATCTATGATGGAAGTTCATGGTCCTTGTTTCGCACGCCCGGAATTATGAAGGATGTAAGAGCAATGGGTCTCAAACAGGATACGCTGTTCTTTTTTGACTGTGACAGAAAATTATGGTATTTTGCGAATACTACTTTTAATTCAAAATCGTACATTAACTCCACTGGATTAACACCCCGCAATTTGTTGTATTGTCGACTTACTGATAAATGTTATGTTCTTTTTGATGAAAACCCCAGCCTGGGTATTCTTTTAAATGATACCATAAAATTCTTCAAAGCTTTCAATGAAGAAGAAATCGGACTGTATACAGATGAAAGAACATTTGTTTGGCGTGTTTTTAAAGAAGATACTGTTTTCATTTATGATTTAAATGACCGATTAATGGATCGGGTTGCAATTAACAAAGCAGTTGGCGAAGTCAATTACACTAAAGTTGAAAACAATAATCCGCTTCTTTGGAATGCTTTGGATGGATTGATAACCAGGAATTCTACCTTGCATTCATTTTTTAAAAAATCAAGAAACAAACCAAATATAACAACTGTTTTGGTGGATTCTTACAATTACTGGTTGGGAACCGAGCTAGGTTTAGTTCAAATTCCTAAAGCTGGATTTTTTTATTTTAATAAAGACAGCATTTCATTTCCTTGGGGAATCATTGAAGACTCAGACCATAATATCATCATCGCGGATTTTTTGAATGGACTATACAGCATTTCTCAAGAGCATTCTATCAAAAATATTAGTAAGGAATCAAGATGGTATTTTCATCCTTGTAAAGATGAAAAGGGGCGCATTTATTTATATAAAGAAACTGAAGTTTATCAACTTGAGAATGGTAGTTTGAAATTGATTCCAGAATTGTCAAATCTTAATGCTGGCTTTACAGCTTGTTTGTATTTGTTTTGGTCACCCACACTAAAAAAATTAATTTGTAGTCAAAGAGGTGGAATTTGGATTTATGATCCTGAACTGGGTAATGTTGAAAAAATCCGCTGGACTGATGGAGATTTTAAAACACTTTATGTCTTGTCAATTGACGAAGATAAACAAGGTAATTTATGGTGTGGATCTTATAAAGGATTAGTTCGTTATAATCCACACAAAAAAACGGAAACGTATTATACAAATGAGAAATTTAAATTTGAAGGGGTAATCGCCATATACCCGATGGGAGATTCTTTATTTTTCTTAGGATCCAATAATGGTTTGTGGAAATTTGATATTAAAAAACAGGTGGCTACCCAAATTCTGAAATCAAATTTAAAACACCCTGTATTGAGCATACTTTGCTTTAAAGACAGTTTATTAATCTGCGGGCATAACAAAGGACTTACTACCATTAAACTACAAGAGTTGTTCCGCGGACAAGAATCCTTCAGGGAATTTAATTTTTACAATGGATTTCCAGGAATTGTACCCGATCAAAATGCTGCGTATCTCGATTCACAGGATAATTATTGGGTGAGTGGTATGGATCGATTGTGTGTGATTAAAGCGAACTTATTATGGCACAATGAAGAACCCCTTAGAATCCAATTTACAAAACTCAACGGGAAACAGTTGACTTATAGCCAAGCATTTGCTTTAAGTACTTCAGGAAAATCGATATCCTTTGAGTTTGACGTAATTGGTAATTTAAGACTGATCGAACAAAAATTTCGATACCGCATCCTTGATGAAACATCCTGGTCTGAATGGTTTAGTTTTCAACATGTTATATTACCAGAACTTAGCTCCGGTAGGTATCAGATCGAATTGGAATTAGAAGGGGTTCTGAATGGGAATCTTAATAAGGCAAGTAGTGCTATATTAAACATCCAAGTTAAGCAGAAAATTTTTATGGAACCCTGGTTCAATAGTTTCCTATCGATTGTTAGTTTGTGCATTTTGGGAGGTCTTGGGTGGTATATATATAAATTGCGGAATAGTCGCAAAAAAATCAGACAACTAGAGCAGGAATCAAAATATCATCAGGCAAGAATGCTGACAGCTCAATTGAATCCACATTTCATGAGTAATTTTTTAACCAGCATTCAAAATTCTGTAAATTTTCAGGATACTGAAAAAGCAAATAGAAAATTATTGCAAGTTGCTAATTTTTTAAGAAAATTTTTAGGAAGTTTAAATAGTAAACAAAAAGGTGGTTTAATTCAATTAAATGATGAGTTAGAAATTATTCGCATTTTTTTAGACATGCAAAATGTATTGCATAATGGACTTATTACCTGGAACATAGAGATGCATGCTGATTTTGATCCAACCGAATGGTTGGTCCCACCATTGATACTTCAGCCATATATTGAAAATGCAGTGGTTTGGGGAATTGACTATAAAGATACAAAAACGGGTAATGTAAATGTAATTATCAAGGAGACTTTAAGCACTCTTAGAATTCAAATTATAGATGATGGAGTTGGGATAGAACACAGTCAAAAACAGAAGCTATACAAAGAACGAAAAGTTGAAGAATCGGGAGCACAAATTGTCAAGCAAAGAATAGCATTGTTAAAAACCTTGGGTTTTGAAATCAAAATGGAAATACAAAGCAATTTGAATGGTACGGAAGTATTGTTGATTTATCCAAAGATAAAGGTATGA
- a CDS encoding gliding motility-associated C-terminal domain-containing protein, protein MCTKHWICIIVLKLINILTNPLYAQIDTIFWFAAPAITTANNNSFRTPISFNISSYNLDAIVTISQPSGNMITRVVSVLANSTLIVDLSNEIDEIECSGADMALNKGIKISSTVPISVYYENSSIGSPELFVLKGRNSLGFDFWISSQNKLDNSNLFSPSFSSFNIVAINDFTIINITPSTDIIGHLANSTFSITLHKGQCYVGRAIGNLAINHLQGTHITSDNPIAITLCDDILDATKIYGGCADLIGDQTIPVNNIGTEYIAVKGLLNQPFDKLYITATRNNTTIYIDGLFITNLNAGQSYEFGILNENAYIQANFPVYVYQLSGIGCELGAAILPQIKCSGSSNVSFVRSTDLDVYITLVVQKDGLNNFFINGQAANINVNQFTVVQGTRNMWYTAKVKLDSIRFPKASIITVLNTSHFFHLGVLQGSFFNGVSFGYFSDYSGVNATATASNRLPCLGSQFQLFADSIFSAEYTWIGPNGYSSRERNPIIENVNKSHTGKFILEVEGLGCSVSYDTVNIQIIDCVDRLIACYPFNGDTKDYSGNSNDGKMFPGFEAKPTADRFGNINKAYNFKNSFILVPVSPTIVSPDTAITICSWVKLNSINGLAPIVCKSNTSTRQIPPQYRFGITDSSKVLFGYNKNNTFPGTKIFSDSISIPINKWFHLAVTFDGQFVKYYKDGILFSTVIEIGRILPEFIEPLEIGRDSPSPSYYLDGDLDVVKIYSRALTSHEIVELYSDTNGCNDLCPVSIDSICMRICKGQDFRGYSQTGIYRDTFKTINNCDSVVILNLFVQSIDVLQTDTTVCKINSFPLNVIVKDIPNEGDPCCSHLYFGNELQSGILAFYPFCQNARDVSGNAHHGIVKNAFLTTDRFGNSNRAFAFSASLHSYIITNYIETSVSNDFTYSVWVKANNIQTIPPEGVNLFTSNQMDLISDGQCIIHPVHGQNFGNTNQNAGSGLYIGNNGLYLIENSSQFIRTSLVYIAPLFGWHQYTIVYKNKVPNLYIDGKFIKQGFPGTRDIFLSTGYDTNRIVNYSNSGFGSGFNSSGADTAQYFSGKIDEICYWNRILLDSEISQLYSLTAIPLSNQSIVYWSTGDTSKSIFVTNSVSSKYYCTINDGTNHCKDSITITKANQNDILINLEICEGQSYLGYNTSGLFVDTLKYPFGCDTVRMLNLKVNPLIIKDIYESICIGQNYLGYKNSGIYRDTLSSLKGCDTIRNLNLLVTPLINKTEHKSICFGQSYLGYKDTGIYIDTLGSNFECDTLRVLYLTILPTTMNDNYVELCEGEKYKFGNKTYFISGIYYDSLTTVFGCDSIVVTNLLVRPNFKNEIELRLCNGDEYKIGNNIYTKNGRYIDYFKTSLGCDSIISSFIYFETCNDIFIPNIFSPNGDNVNDSFFPQGINIEQYQMKIFDRWGNLIFESTNFLKFWDGKFKGEYSLPGVYVYLIEGTSINGNSFHVSGNVTVIR, encoded by the coding sequence ATGTGTACCAAACATTGGATTTGTATTATTGTTTTAAAACTTATTAATATACTAACAAATCCACTGTATGCACAAATTGATACAATTTTCTGGTTTGCTGCTCCAGCTATAACAACAGCGAACAATAATTCGTTTCGAACACCAATTTCATTTAATATTTCTAGTTACAATTTAGATGCAATTGTTACTATTTCACAACCTTCCGGAAACATGATAACCAGAGTTGTTTCTGTACTTGCCAATTCAACTTTAATAGTAGATCTTAGCAATGAGATTGATGAAATCGAATGCAGTGGAGCAGATATGGCTCTTAATAAAGGAATAAAAATTTCGTCCACGGTACCAATTTCAGTATATTATGAAAACTCTTCTATTGGGAGTCCAGAATTATTTGTATTAAAAGGAAGGAATAGTTTGGGTTTTGATTTTTGGATATCATCTCAAAACAAACTTGACAATTCGAATTTATTTTCGCCATCGTTCTCGTCATTTAATATTGTTGCAATTAATGATTTTACAATAATTAATATTACACCATCAACAGATATAATAGGACATTTAGCCAATTCAACATTCTCAATAACACTGCACAAGGGACAATGTTATGTTGGTAGAGCAATCGGTAATCTGGCAATTAACCATTTGCAAGGAACTCATATTACGAGTGACAACCCCATTGCTATTACACTTTGTGATGACATTTTGGACGCAACTAAAATATATGGAGGATGTGCAGATTTGATAGGAGACCAAACAATTCCAGTTAATAATATTGGAACAGAATATATTGCTGTGAAAGGTTTATTAAATCAACCATTTGACAAATTGTATATAACTGCTACAAGAAATAACACTACAATTTATATAGATGGTTTATTTATAACAAATTTGAATGCAGGTCAAAGTTATGAGTTTGGAATTCTTAATGAGAATGCATATATCCAAGCAAATTTTCCAGTTTATGTATATCAATTATCTGGTATCGGTTGTGAATTAGGAGCAGCAATCCTTCCACAAATAAAATGTTCAGGGAGCTCAAACGTTTCATTTGTAAGAAGTACAGATTTAGATGTTTATATTACATTGGTAGTCCAGAAGGATGGTTTGAATAATTTTTTTATTAACGGACAAGCGGCTAATATAAATGTTAACCAGTTCACGGTAGTACAAGGAACTCGTAATATGTGGTATACTGCTAAAGTAAAATTAGACAGTATAAGGTTTCCTAAAGCTTCCATTATAACAGTTTTAAATACAAGTCATTTTTTCCATCTTGGAGTATTACAAGGTAGTTTTTTTAATGGAGTAAGTTTTGGCTATTTCTCTGATTATTCTGGTGTTAACGCCACTGCAACCGCTAGCAATAGGTTGCCCTGTCTTGGAAGTCAATTTCAACTATTTGCAGATTCTATATTTTCGGCTGAATATACATGGATTGGTCCTAATGGTTATAGTTCAAGAGAAAGAAACCCGATTATAGAGAATGTTAATAAATCACATACTGGAAAATTTATTTTGGAAGTGGAAGGTCTTGGTTGTAGTGTTAGTTATGATACGGTCAATATTCAAATTATTGATTGTGTGGATAGACTAATAGCTTGTTACCCTTTTAATGGTGATACAAAAGATTACAGTGGAAATAGTAATGATGGAAAGATGTTTCCTGGATTTGAAGCCAAACCAACAGCAGATAGATTTGGGAATATTAATAAAGCTTATAATTTTAAAAATTCATTTATTTTAGTTCCAGTTTCACCTACAATTGTTTCACCGGACACAGCTATAACAATCTGTTCCTGGGTTAAATTAAATAGTATCAATGGTCTGGCACCCATTGTTTGTAAATCGAATACGAGTACAAGACAAATTCCACCTCAATATAGATTTGGTATAACGGATTCAAGTAAAGTTCTATTTGGCTATAATAAAAATAATACCTTTCCTGGAACTAAAATATTTAGTGATTCAATTTCAATTCCGATTAATAAATGGTTTCATCTTGCTGTTACTTTTGATGGACAGTTCGTTAAATATTATAAGGACGGTATATTATTTTCTACAGTTATTGAGATTGGAAGAATATTACCAGAATTTATTGAACCACTAGAAATTGGAAGAGATAGTCCGTCTCCTTCATATTATTTGGATGGAGATTTAGACGTAGTTAAAATTTATAGTAGAGCCTTAACTTCTCATGAAATAGTTGAATTGTATTCTGATACGAATGGATGTAATGATTTATGTCCTGTAAGTATTGATTCTATCTGTATGAGAATTTGTAAGGGACAGGATTTTAGGGGGTATTCACAGACTGGTATTTATAGAGATACTTTTAAGACAATAAATAATTGCGATAGTGTAGTAATTTTGAATTTATTTGTACAATCTATAGATGTACTCCAAACCGACACAACAGTTTGTAAAATCAATAGTTTTCCTTTAAATGTTATTGTTAAAGATATACCAAATGAAGGTGATCCATGTTGTTCACATTTATACTTTGGGAATGAATTGCAAAGTGGAATTTTGGCTTTTTATCCGTTTTGTCAGAACGCGAGAGATGTAAGTGGAAATGCACATCATGGAATTGTTAAAAATGCGTTTCTCACAACAGATAGATTTGGAAATTCTAATAGGGCTTTTGCGTTTAGTGCAAGCTTGCATTCTTATATCATAACAAATTATATTGAAACATCAGTATCAAATGATTTTACTTATTCTGTTTGGGTCAAAGCCAATAACATTCAAACAATTCCTCCTGAAGGTGTAAATTTATTTACTTCAAATCAAATGGATCTAATCTCTGACGGGCAATGCATCATACATCCTGTCCATGGTCAAAATTTTGGAAATACTAACCAGAATGCTGGATCTGGATTGTATATTGGTAATAATGGTCTGTACTTAATCGAAAACTCCAGTCAATTTATAAGAACATCTTTGGTCTATATAGCTCCTTTATTTGGCTGGCATCAGTATACCATAGTGTATAAAAATAAAGTTCCAAATCTTTATATCGATGGCAAATTTATTAAGCAAGGATTTCCGGGAACCAGAGACATTTTTCTATCGACAGGGTATGATACAAATAGAATAGTTAATTATAGTAATTCTGGTTTTGGTTCAGGTTTCAATTCATCTGGGGCTGATACAGCGCAATACTTCAGTGGAAAAATTGATGAGATTTGTTATTGGAATCGGATACTTCTGGATTCAGAAATAAGCCAATTGTATAGTTTGACAGCCATTCCTTTATCAAATCAATCAATCGTATATTGGAGTACAGGGGATACAAGTAAAAGTATTTTTGTAACGAATAGCGTGTCATCAAAATATTATTGTACAATTAATGATGGAACAAACCATTGTAAGGATAGTATCACTATTACAAAAGCAAATCAAAATGATATTCTAATAAACCTGGAAATTTGTGAAGGCCAATCTTACCTTGGTTACAATACCTCTGGACTTTTTGTCGATACTTTAAAGTATCCCTTTGGATGTGATACAGTTAGAATGCTAAATTTGAAAGTGAATCCATTAATCATAAAAGATATATATGAATCAATATGTATTGGTCAAAACTATCTTGGATATAAAAATTCTGGCATTTATAGAGATACCTTAAGCAGTTTAAAAGGATGCGACACTATTAGAAATTTAAATCTATTGGTTACACCTCTTATTAATAAAACTGAGCACAAATCAATATGTTTTGGTCAAAGTTATTTAGGCTATAAAGACACCGGTATATACATAGACACCCTTGGAAGCAATTTTGAATGTGATACTTTAAGAGTTTTATATCTTACTATATTGCCAACCACAATGAACGATAATTATGTTGAATTATGTGAAGGAGAAAAATATAAGTTTGGAAATAAAACTTATTTTATTTCAGGCATTTATTATGATTCCCTGACTACAGTTTTTGGATGTGATAGTATTGTAGTGACAAATTTATTGGTCAGGCCTAATTTTAAAAATGAAATTGAATTAAGGTTATGTAATGGAGATGAGTATAAAATTGGAAATAACATTTACACTAAGAATGGAAGATATATTGATTATTTTAAAACAAGCTTAGGATGTGATAGTATCATAAGCTCTTTTATATATTTTGAGACCTGTAATGATATTTTTATTCCAAACATATTTAGTCCAAATGGGGATAATGTAAATGATAGTTTTTTTCCTCAAGGAATAAACATAGAACAATATCAAATGAAAATTTTTGATCGATGGGGTAATCTTATTTTTGAGTCAACTAATTTTTTAAAGTTCTGGGATGGAAAATTTAAAGGAGAGTATTCCTTACCTGGCGTATATGTTTATTTAATTGAAGGTACTTCCATCAATGGCAATTCGTTTCATGTTTCCGGAAATGTAACTGTAATTAGGTAG
- a CDS encoding VCBS repeat-containing protein — protein sequence MSIPLILSGCIVKSQYSEIVLTGDTIVFELNETLGGSIQWQEREDTLTIWNDIVGATTNPYLFIVPLAKDKIKYYRAKIVFPPSNCNSFSSEINFKIIESISNLKLGDFLAGGLYFYHTNTFALLAAPTDQNRTSWGCEGIEINGADSSGIGDGEENTQSIIDQCKELGIAAYQADTLTLNGFTDWFLPSINELQLMIESLYDQGHGLTSEFYYWSSTESNKNLAWAYSTLGKQVLEVNKYDKYRRVHPIRKLNLKVNNNYNFQFQLLPNEEIYDIKILPVQGNLTNVHVIYTGEGKETDNYIWDFGYGKIISGSGKGPYEINYNFGGYNKISVKNSSSNCANDIAQSDYFRVKLFENLNLKLPHIHLGAFDWGDYNNDGLLDILMTGGLHFEIYKNVGIDSFNIIPLQFPKITLSGCDWGDFNNDKLLDFAVCGLADSICITEVYQNIGNDSFVKLNINLPGVKNGFVKWFDQNNDGILELLLSGEDNNKQATTKVYSEFTKAEPIEFNTNILSLKNSNGSFGDYNKDGLPDLLILGNDGTNRRTLLYKNDNGQFVLMSSKFIDIEHGSVDWGDYDNDGLLDFAITGAKDSIGIEYFNGGEGLKVSFSKVVFAGVYRQILTDSFNHYIVFDKFKHYALSELDWGDYDNDGYIDLAIAGVPRLSYESISIGGGKVPITYPSRVSILRNFQDHTFNNIFADIPSFLEKLDNGTIIEGVDHGFACSYIAFGDYNNDGNLDLLREGTGAYGSSIYRNLTLVKNFPPNVPKDLYSIPDCNKVQLNWGPAQDDHTPTQSIIYEIYIGSSPGKSDVLSEVNTYNIRNTHFVINNLKPGTYYWSVKAIDQAQSASVYAPEQSFIISPKPLTPVISFNGIKLHSDSANGNQWHDQNGPVIGANQQEFVPIANGIYYVVISSNGCSSDTSNRIQVILSDIDNQDASQIIKVYPNPVDDILILEASGNPLKIPFQIINGMGQVIYEGVLKSRIQIPTSLYTSGVYFIKFQTGNLLIIKKLIKE from the coding sequence ATGAGCATTCCACTAATCTTGTCAGGATGTATTGTAAAATCACAATATTCTGAAATCGTGTTAACAGGCGATACTATTGTATTTGAATTGAATGAAACTTTAGGTGGAAGTATTCAATGGCAAGAAAGAGAAGATACACTCACAATCTGGAATGATATTGTAGGTGCAACTACGAATCCATATCTATTCATTGTTCCATTGGCTAAAGATAAAATTAAATATTACCGGGCAAAAATTGTATTTCCTCCATCGAATTGTAACTCCTTCTCTTCGGAAATCAATTTTAAAATAATTGAAAGCATTTCAAATTTAAAACTTGGAGATTTTTTAGCAGGAGGTTTATACTTTTATCATACCAATACATTTGCATTATTAGCAGCTCCAACAGATCAAAATCGCACCAGTTGGGGATGTGAGGGTATAGAGATAAATGGGGCAGATAGTTCTGGAATCGGAGATGGAGAAGAGAATACCCAGAGTATTATTGATCAATGTAAAGAACTAGGTATAGCGGCATATCAGGCTGATACTTTAACATTAAATGGATTTACAGATTGGTTTTTACCATCCATAAATGAATTACAACTAATGATTGAATCGTTATACGATCAAGGACATGGATTAACTTCAGAATTTTACTATTGGTCTTCAACGGAATCCAATAAAAACCTGGCATGGGCCTATTCGACCTTAGGCAAACAAGTACTTGAAGTAAATAAATATGATAAATATAGAAGAGTTCATCCAATACGAAAGTTGAACCTCAAAGTAAATAATAATTATAACTTTCAATTTCAACTCTTACCGAATGAAGAAATATATGATATAAAAATTCTTCCCGTTCAAGGAAACTTAACCAATGTCCATGTAATATATACCGGCGAAGGAAAAGAAACGGACAATTACATTTGGGATTTCGGATATGGGAAAATTATTTCTGGATCAGGTAAAGGACCTTACGAAATTAATTACAATTTTGGTGGCTACAATAAGATTTCTGTCAAAAATTCCAGCAGTAATTGTGCAAACGATATAGCTCAGTCAGATTATTTTAGAGTGAAATTATTTGAAAACTTAAATTTAAAATTACCTCATATCCATCTGGGTGCATTTGATTGGGGAGATTATAATAACGACGGCTTGTTAGATATATTAATGACAGGTGGTTTGCATTTTGAAATTTATAAAAATGTAGGAATTGATTCATTTAATATTATCCCGCTACAATTTCCAAAAATAACTTTGAGTGGATGTGATTGGGGTGATTTCAATAATGACAAATTGCTAGATTTTGCTGTTTGTGGGTTAGCAGATTCTATTTGCATTACAGAAGTTTATCAGAATATTGGAAATGATTCCTTTGTTAAACTAAATATTAATTTACCTGGTGTTAAAAATGGATTTGTAAAATGGTTTGATCAAAATAATGATGGTATTCTTGAGCTCCTACTTTCAGGAGAGGACAATAATAAACAGGCTACAACAAAAGTTTACTCTGAATTCACAAAAGCAGAACCCATAGAATTCAATACGAACATTTTAAGTCTTAAAAACAGCAACGGTTCATTTGGAGATTACAATAAGGATGGCTTACCTGATCTTTTGATTTTAGGTAATGATGGCACTAATAGAAGGACACTTTTGTATAAAAACGATAACGGCCAATTTGTTTTAATGTCTAGTAAATTTATTGATATAGAGCATGGTTCGGTAGATTGGGGAGATTATGATAATGATGGTTTACTGGATTTTGCAATTACCGGCGCAAAAGATAGTATTGGGATTGAATATTTTAACGGAGGGGAAGGGCTAAAAGTTAGTTTTAGTAAAGTTGTATTTGCTGGGGTTTACAGGCAGATTTTAACCGATTCATTTAATCACTATATAGTATTTGATAAATTTAAACACTATGCATTAAGCGAATTGGATTGGGGAGACTATGACAACGATGGATATATAGATTTGGCAATAGCTGGCGTCCCTAGATTGAGTTATGAGAGTATTTCAATTGGAGGAGGCAAAGTTCCAATTACGTATCCTAGTAGGGTGTCTATTCTTCGAAACTTTCAGGATCATACTTTTAATAATATTTTTGCAGACATACCAAGTTTTCTTGAAAAACTTGATAATGGAACAATTATTGAAGGAGTCGATCATGGATTTGCTTGTAGCTATATCGCATTTGGAGACTATAATAATGATGGTAATTTAGATCTATTAAGAGAAGGAACAGGAGCATATGGCAGTTCGATCTATAGAAATTTAACTTTGGTAAAGAATTTTCCACCAAATGTACCTAAAGATCTATATTCTATTCCTGATTGTAATAAAGTCCAATTAAACTGGGGCCCAGCTCAGGATGATCACACACCCACACAATCTATCATCTATGAAATTTACATTGGTAGCTCTCCGGGAAAGTCTGATGTTTTATCTGAAGTCAATACCTATAACATTCGCAATACACATTTTGTAATTAACAATTTAAAACCCGGTACTTATTACTGGAGTGTCAAAGCTATAGACCAGGCACAAAGTGCAAGTGTTTATGCTCCTGAGCAATCATTTATTATAAGTCCAAAACCGCTAACTCCAGTGATCAGTTTCAATGGAATAAAGCTTCATTCTGATTCCGCAAACGGCAATCAATGGCATGATCAGAATGGACCGGTTATAGGGGCCAACCAACAAGAATTTGTACCTATAGCAAATGGCATTTATTATGTTGTAATAAGCTCCAATGGATGCAGTTCTGATACTTCAAACAGGATACAAGTTATCCTGAGTGATATTGATAACCAGGATGCCAGCCAAATTATTAAGGTCTATCCAAATCCGGTTGACGATATATTGATTTTGGAAGCGAGTGGAAATCCTTTGAAAATTCCATTTCAAATTATCAACGGTATGGGCCAAGTTATCTATGAAGGGGTATTAAAATCGCGTATTCAAATTCCTACTTCCCTTTATACGAGCGGTGTGTACTTCATTAAATTCCAAACTGGAAACCTACTGATAATTAAAAAGCTAATTAAGGAGTGA
- a CDS encoding response regulator, with translation MNYFIVEDQMDARELIQKYLVEDFPQLTMVGYADRYVYAMEQIPRLKPDLLLLDINLGGHDAFELLDVLQQKMNGKLGLIIFISAYVDSDHILKAFEYFPLRYITKPIDRKKLQISIDQAIHQFNLGTGNEQNRIALRPFQISKLRIPKIRGEVELVELEHILFLQSFHEGQVTKLFLVNNPMPISASKHLGYFKELLADYKQFFAISQSILVNLNYLKSYTNHNKNLFLHQWSEPLVASRRGGEDLKRWLCGE, from the coding sequence ATGAATTATTTTATAGTAGAAGATCAAATGGATGCAAGAGAACTCATTCAAAAATATTTGGTGGAAGATTTTCCGCAATTGACAATGGTTGGATATGCTGATCGATATGTTTATGCAATGGAACAAATTCCAAGGCTTAAGCCAGATTTATTATTACTTGATATAAATCTTGGTGGACATGATGCATTTGAATTATTAGATGTACTACAACAAAAAATGAATGGAAAATTGGGATTGATTATTTTTATTTCTGCCTATGTTGATTCAGATCATATACTAAAAGCGTTTGAATATTTCCCATTGCGATATATTACCAAGCCTATTGACCGTAAAAAATTGCAGATCAGTATAGACCAGGCAATACATCAGTTTAATCTGGGTACCGGTAATGAACAGAATCGTATAGCTTTACGACCATTCCAGATCAGTAAATTGCGAATCCCAAAAATTAGAGGTGAAGTGGAATTAGTTGAATTGGAGCATATTTTATTTCTTCAATCATTTCATGAAGGGCAGGTAACGAAACTATTTTTAGTAAACAATCCAATGCCAATCTCTGCTTCTAAGCACCTTGGTTATTTCAAAGAGTTGTTAGCAGACTATAAACAATTTTTTGCAATTAGTCAAAGTATTTTAGTAAATTTAAATTACTTAAAATCATATACCAATCATAATAAAAATTTATTTCTTCATCAATGGTCAGAACCCTTAGTGGCTTCCCGAAGAGGTGGTGAAGATTTAAAGCGATGGTTGTGTGGTGAGTAA